Proteins encoded in a region of the Pseudodesulfovibrio sp. S3 genome:
- a CDS encoding alpha/beta hydrolase — MNKIIKTESVEICAKAFGNLDNTPVLLIAGAMAPAVFWETKFCESLSARGYCVIRFDNRDIGRSTHFPQNAPGSGIELPYTIYDMVTDAKNVLESITDKSCHIIGHSLGGAIAQLFAVTYPEKIISLTAISSPILAKGNIPFVETDPRITEELWGILMANPMYQDVNKGLREFQKIWRALNGDWVLDEEMAEKYTRTIYETEIIGPAWNHTNVQSGIRDIFQELKEIDKPLLFIHGEKDYLPSNPENTKRLAKSLPTADFFLLKKAGHMFFSKDIWLILIERIHEHLQKGHNKTN, encoded by the coding sequence ATGAATAAAATAATAAAAACCGAATCTGTTGAAATCTGCGCCAAGGCATTCGGCAACCTTGACAACACCCCCGTATTATTGATCGCAGGGGCAATGGCGCCAGCAGTTTTTTGGGAAACAAAGTTTTGTGAATCACTGTCCGCCCGTGGATATTGCGTAATACGATTTGACAACAGGGACATTGGAAGATCAACACATTTTCCTCAAAATGCGCCCGGAAGTGGGATTGAATTGCCATATACGATTTATGATATGGTTACTGATGCAAAAAATGTTCTTGAAAGCATCACAGACAAAAGCTGTCATATCATTGGCCACTCTTTGGGTGGGGCGATCGCACAATTGTTTGCAGTAACATATCCGGAAAAAATCATTTCGCTCACAGCCATTTCCAGCCCAATACTGGCGAAAGGAAATATCCCTTTTGTCGAAACCGACCCACGCATTACAGAGGAGCTATGGGGTATATTGATGGCAAACCCGATGTATCAAGACGTTAACAAAGGGCTTCGAGAATTCCAAAAAATTTGGCGGGCATTAAATGGTGATTGGGTTTTAGACGAAGAGATGGCTGAAAAATATACCCGCACCATTTACGAAACGGAAATTATTGGTCCCGCATGGAATCATACCAATGTTCAGTCGGGGATTCGAGATATTTTCCAAGAGCTAAAAGAAATTGATAAACCACTTTTATTTATACATGGAGAAAAAGACTATTTGCCATCAAATCCAGAAAACACAAAAAGACTTGCCAAGTCTTTGCCAACTGCCGATTTTTTTCTCCTGAAAAAAGCTGGCCACATGTTTTTCAGCAAGGATATTTGGCTAATTCTTATTGAACGAATCCATGAACACCTGCAAAAAGGGCATAACAAAACCAATTAA
- a CDS encoding YqaE/Pmp3 family membrane protein: MKDLVKIICAIIFPPVAAFIQVGFGKHFWINIILTVLGVVPGIVHAVWIIVKNKK, from the coding sequence ATGAAAGATCTTGTGAAAATCATATGCGCAATAATATTCCCACCTGTGGCTGCTTTCATCCAAGTCGGTTTTGGAAAACATTTTTGGATAAATATTATCTTAACAGTATTGGGCGTTGTCCCTGGAATAGTTCATGCTGTTTGGATTATTGTTAAAAACAAAAAATGA
- a CDS encoding ribbon-helix-helix protein, CopG family yields the protein MSTVTARIPEETATKLNDLAKATNRSKSFLVANALEQFLDEQAWQVSRINESVAQADAGEFATDSEVKQAFAKWGLTVDAD from the coding sequence ATGAGTACAGTTACAGCCCGTATCCCGGAAGAGACAGCCACTAAGTTGAACGATCTGGCCAAGGCCACCAATCGCAGCAAGTCATTTCTTGTTGCCAACGCCTTGGAGCAATTCCTTGACGAACAGGCATGGCAGGTCTCCAGAATCAATGAAAGTGTTGCCCAAGCCGATGCTGGCGAGTTTGCAACTGACTCTGAGGTCAAGCAAGCCTTCGCCAAGTGGGGGCTGACCGTTGACGCTGACTAG
- a CDS encoding GIY-YIG nuclease family protein, which produces MMQPYSIKIFLPDGDPDGLRLIEKSNWTGLGVVFSRSGYKDALKREEFQRTGVYVLVGSSEDSSLPTLYIGEGDPVRPRLDNHYAKKDFWNWGVFFVTSNLSLNKAHVKYLESRLIQLAKDVKQCNLDNSNDSSQPNLSEADVADMESFIQDMLKVFPLLGLSVFEKPDQVQGERHLLYIKTKGIKAKGYETSKGFVVLEGSEGVIEEVPSIHQYLTSLRSDLVKKNVLQVQDGHYIFTEDYAFSSPSTAAGVIQGRSSNGRTCWKDSKGNTLKTIQTASTMES; this is translated from the coding sequence CTGATGCAACCTTATTCAATCAAAATATTCTTGCCGGATGGAGACCCCGATGGCCTCCGGCTGATCGAAAAATCAAACTGGACAGGCCTCGGCGTGGTGTTTTCCCGGTCTGGGTATAAAGATGCATTAAAACGGGAAGAGTTCCAGCGTACAGGCGTATACGTTTTGGTCGGCTCGTCTGAGGACAGTAGCTTGCCAACCCTCTACATTGGTGAAGGCGATCCCGTGCGTCCGAGACTGGATAACCATTATGCAAAAAAAGATTTTTGGAACTGGGGCGTATTCTTCGTAACTAGCAATCTAAGCCTGAACAAGGCACACGTTAAATACCTGGAAAGCCGCCTCATCCAGTTGGCCAAGGACGTCAAACAGTGCAACTTAGATAACTCCAACGACTCAAGCCAACCGAACCTGTCCGAAGCCGATGTTGCGGACATGGAGAGCTTTATCCAAGATATGCTCAAGGTCTTCCCTCTCCTAGGCCTGTCAGTTTTTGAAAAGCCGGACCAGGTGCAAGGGGAAAGGCATCTGCTTTACATCAAGACCAAGGGAATCAAGGCAAAAGGCTATGAGACCAGTAAAGGCTTTGTTGTCCTTGAAGGCTCGGAGGGAGTGATCGAGGAAGTACCGTCCATCCACCAATATCTCACCAGCCTCAGAAGCGACCTCGTCAAGAAGAATGTCCTGCAAGTTCAGGATGGACACTACATTTTCACTGAAGATTACGCCTTCTCCTCTCCTAGCACCGCAGCGGGGGTTATCCAAGGCCGAAGCTCAAACGGTAGGACATGCTGGAAAGACTCAAAGGGTAACACCCTTAAGACAATCCAAACGGCGAGCACAATGGAAAGCTAG
- a CDS encoding DEAD/DEAH box helicase family protein, giving the protein MSNFSFLKSEWPDLFDAAREAEQQVQTAPRSCLFSCRYALERATHWLYKHDDYLKQPYNDNLGALIHEPTFRENMPPELFAKVKVIHTSGNLAAHSGKQPSALDSYRCLKELFHFLYWLYRSYSEVEPQEFEFRSDLLPVKDTAKADRTQEQVLALKKEMEERDKQLAEKEAEHTAALEELTELKKQIQAAKERNAEIPDTHDYSEADTRAYIIDLLLREAGWDIEAKDVREFPVTGMPNQSGKGNVDYVLWGDDGKPLAVVEAKRTTVDAKKGRTQAERYANCLEAMYGRRPFIYYTNGYETNFWDDTAYPPRPVQGFHKKVELERLMLRRTQVRELASVELNKDIAGGKRPYQEEGIRRVTEDFTDKRRKALVVMATGTGKTRFSIALSDILQRAGWAKRILFLADRNALVKQAKNAFLQHLPDSNPVDIRQARGEGQTARVVLSTYPTMMGVIDEMEDGERRFGIGHFDLVIIDEAHRSVYQKYRAIFEYFDSLLLGLTATPRDEVDHNTYSLFELEDGVPTFHYELDKAVDEGWLVPPKCISVPLKFQREGIKYDDLSDEEKKEFEATFWDEEGNGVREVDKSMLNKWLFNKDTVDKVLKHLMSNGLKVEGGDRLGKTILFAANHKHAEFIQKRFDANFPKHAGKFARVIDSHDACAQDLLEKFEVANNAPHLAISVDMLDTGVDVPEVLNLVFFKRVYSKVKFHQMIGRGTRLCEDLFAPGEHKAEFLIFDFCENFEFFNAQPDGFINTASAPLHQRIFLKRLDLLLSLSRQDSEPEFKKSVKESLYRTVSGMNLDSFMNRPAREYVERYADLSRWDSLTQEDEANIVEHLAPLQSELAEGDIFCRRFDLLILNAQTELLAGDKAFEGRKAALMGIAEKLVEKRTVPQVAQNIDLLEAMQDADFWAEPSCSLLEQIRLIVRELVRFLDKSDQKPVYTDFEDKIGKGNEVELPGNAGSMARYRLKVQQYLREHQDHITIHKLRMNKPITGSDIKELERMLDEAEEVGGKDRLEHAFKNGSSLGELIRGLVGLDRAAAQVAFADFLEDGRYNSNQIHFVNLIIDHLTQTGTMDPKLLFESPPFTDDHSSGVAGVFPIEDARKVVECLQNVNSNAVA; this is encoded by the coding sequence TTCGCCAAGGTCAAGGTCATCCATACCAGCGGCAACCTTGCGGCCCACAGCGGCAAGCAGCCCTCTGCGCTGGACTCCTACCGTTGCCTGAAAGAGCTTTTCCATTTCCTGTACTGGCTGTACCGCAGCTATTCCGAGGTCGAACCGCAGGAATTCGAATTTCGCTCCGACCTGTTGCCAGTCAAGGATACGGCCAAGGCTGACCGCACTCAGGAGCAAGTTCTAGCCCTGAAAAAGGAGATGGAGGAGCGGGACAAACAACTCGCTGAAAAGGAAGCCGAACACACCGCCGCCCTTGAGGAGCTGACCGAACTCAAGAAGCAGATTCAGGCCGCTAAGGAACGCAACGCCGAAATCCCGGACACCCACGACTATTCCGAGGCCGATACCCGCGCCTACATCATCGACCTGCTGCTCCGTGAAGCCGGATGGGACATCGAAGCCAAGGACGTGCGCGAATTCCCCGTGACCGGGATGCCCAACCAGAGCGGCAAGGGCAACGTCGATTACGTGCTCTGGGGCGATGACGGCAAACCGCTGGCCGTGGTCGAGGCCAAGCGCACCACCGTGGACGCCAAGAAAGGCAGGACGCAGGCCGAGCGGTACGCCAACTGCCTTGAAGCCATGTATGGACGCCGCCCGTTCATCTATTACACCAATGGGTATGAAACGAATTTCTGGGACGATACCGCCTACCCGCCGCGCCCGGTGCAGGGTTTTCACAAAAAGGTCGAATTGGAGCGGCTCATGCTCCGCCGCACACAGGTCAGGGAACTGGCTAGCGTCGAACTGAACAAGGATATAGCAGGCGGCAAGCGGCCATACCAGGAAGAGGGCATCCGCCGCGTTACCGAGGATTTCACGGACAAACGTCGCAAGGCTCTGGTGGTCATGGCGACCGGAACCGGCAAGACGCGGTTCTCCATTGCCTTATCCGACATCCTGCAACGCGCTGGCTGGGCTAAGCGCATCCTGTTCCTGGCCGATCGCAACGCATTGGTGAAGCAGGCCAAGAACGCTTTCCTCCAACACCTGCCGGACAGCAACCCCGTGGACATCCGTCAGGCTCGCGGCGAAGGCCAGACCGCCCGCGTGGTGCTTTCCACCTACCCAACCATGATGGGCGTCATTGACGAAATGGAAGACGGGGAACGGCGATTCGGCATCGGTCATTTCGATCTCGTCATCATCGACGAGGCGCACCGCTCGGTCTATCAGAAATACCGCGCCATCTTCGAATATTTCGATTCCCTGCTCCTCGGTCTGACCGCTACTCCGCGCGACGAAGTGGACCACAACACATACTCTCTTTTCGAGCTGGAAGACGGCGTGCCGACCTTCCACTATGAACTCGATAAGGCTGTGGATGAAGGCTGGCTCGTCCCGCCCAAATGCATATCCGTGCCGCTCAAGTTTCAGCGCGAAGGCATCAAGTACGACGATCTGAGCGATGAGGAGAAAAAGGAGTTCGAAGCGACCTTCTGGGACGAGGAAGGCAACGGCGTCCGCGAAGTGGACAAGTCCATGCTCAATAAGTGGCTGTTCAACAAAGATACCGTAGACAAGGTGCTCAAACACCTGATGAGCAACGGCCTCAAGGTTGAAGGTGGCGACCGGCTCGGCAAGACCATCCTCTTTGCCGCCAACCATAAGCACGCCGAATTCATTCAAAAGCGGTTCGACGCCAATTTCCCTAAACACGCCGGAAAGTTCGCTCGCGTCATCGACAGTCACGACGCCTGCGCCCAAGACCTGCTGGAAAAATTCGAGGTGGCAAACAATGCCCCACACCTCGCCATTTCCGTGGACATGCTCGACACTGGGGTGGACGTCCCCGAAGTGCTGAACCTCGTCTTTTTCAAGCGCGTCTACTCCAAGGTCAAATTCCACCAGATGATAGGACGCGGCACCCGGCTGTGCGAAGACCTATTCGCACCGGGCGAGCACAAAGCTGAATTCCTGATCTTCGATTTCTGCGAAAATTTCGAGTTCTTCAACGCGCAACCCGATGGTTTCATCAACACGGCCAGTGCGCCCCTGCATCAACGGATATTCCTCAAACGACTGGACCTGTTGCTCTCCCTGTCACGCCAAGATTCAGAACCTGAATTCAAGAAGTCCGTGAAAGAGTCTTTGTACCGCACGGTCAGCGGCATGAACCTCGACAGCTTCATGAATCGCCCGGCGCGCGAATACGTGGAGCGATACGCTGACCTGTCCCGCTGGGACTCCCTGACTCAAGAAGACGAGGCGAACATCGTGGAGCACCTCGCCCCCCTGCAATCGGAGTTAGCCGAGGGTGACATATTCTGCCGCCGCTTCGATCTACTCATCCTCAACGCCCAGACCGAACTGCTTGCGGGAGACAAGGCTTTCGAAGGCCGTAAAGCCGCACTCATGGGTATTGCTGAAAAGCTGGTCGAAAAGCGCACTGTCCCGCAGGTTGCGCAAAATATCGACTTGCTCGAAGCCATGCAGGATGCAGATTTTTGGGCCGAACCGTCATGCAGCCTGTTGGAGCAGATACGGCTCATCGTCCGGGAACTGGTCCGCTTCCTCGACAAGTCCGATCAAAAGCCGGTGTATACTGACTTCGAGGACAAAATCGGCAAGGGTAACGAGGTAGAACTTCCCGGCAATGCGGGCAGCATGGCTCGCTACCGTCTGAAGGTGCAGCAGTATCTCCGCGAGCACCAGGACCACATCACCATCCACAAGCTCCGCATGAACAAGCCCATCACAGGCTCGGACATCAAGGAGTTGGAGCGTATGCTCGATGAGGCCGAAGAGGTGGGTGGCAAGGATCGCCTGGAGCATGCGTTTAAAAACGGGAGTTCACTTGGAGAATTGATACGCGGTTTGGTCGGTCTGGATCGAGCTGCGGCTCAGGTGGCTTTCGCCGACTTCCTGGAGGATGGCCGATACAACTCCAACCAGATTCATTTCGTCAATTTGATCATCGACCATCTGACCCAAACCGGTACTATGGACCCAAAACTGCTTTTCGAGTCTCCGCCGTTCACTGATGACCATTCGTCCGGGGTGGCCGGGGTATTCCCGATCGAGGATGCCAGAAAAGTGGTGGAATGCTTGCAAAACGTGAACAGTAACGCCGTAGCATAA
- a CDS encoding type II toxin-antitoxin system RelE/ParE family toxin, with amino-acid sequence MTLTRIKWTPNALQDLDRVRVYLAESAGEDVVLSEAQRIWDGCQRLKEFPESGRPGRVPMTREVLALPYIIPYRIKDDCVEILNIFHSAQKR; translated from the coding sequence TTGACGCTGACTAGAATTAAGTGGACTCCCAACGCCCTCCAAGACCTTGATCGAGTCCGAGTCTACCTAGCAGAGAGTGCGGGCGAGGATGTTGTCCTCTCCGAAGCTCAACGCATCTGGGATGGCTGCCAACGCCTCAAAGAGTTCCCCGAAAGCGGTCGTCCCGGCCGAGTCCCCATGACCCGCGAAGTGCTGGCTCTTCCCTACATCATCCCTTACCGAATCAAAGACGATTGCGTTGAGATTCTGAATATCTTTCATTCTGCGCAGAAGCGATAG